In Vigna angularis cultivar LongXiaoDou No.4 chromosome 8, ASM1680809v1, whole genome shotgun sequence, one DNA window encodes the following:
- the LOC108345229 gene encoding tetraspanin-6 isoform X1, which produces MQRFSNTVIGFLNFFSLLASIPIIGAGLWMARSSTSCENFFQTPLLVVGFVVLVISLAGFIGACFHVAWALWLYLVIMLFLIASLFALTIFGFVVTDQGGGVEVPGRAYKEYHLQRYSPWFTNRIKDTRYWTTIRSCIISSNTCSKLSVWTPLDYMQRDMSPIQSGCCKPPTACSYNEESVTITQDPDCYRWNNAATLLCYDCESCMAGVLENMRRDWHNISVLNVVVLVFLIGIYSIACCAFRNARRAQTDYPHGHNRMTKVKPRWDYYCWRWWYNKKEELF; this is translated from the exons ATGCAACGGTTCAGCAACACAGTGATCGGATTCTTGAACTTTTTCAGCCTCTTGGCATCAATACCCATAATCGGGGCAGGTCTATGGATGGCAAGGAGCAGCACAAGTTGTGAAAATTTTTTCCAAACCCCACTGTTGGTGGTAGGGTTTGTGGTGCTCGTGATTTCCCTAGCTGGTTTCATAGGGGCATGCTTCCATGTGGCATGGGCATTGTGGCTGTACTTGGTCATCATGCTCTTCCTCATTGCTTCCCTCTTTGCTTTGACCATATTTGGGTTTGTTGTGACTGACCAGGGTGGGGGAGTGGAAGTTCCTGGTAGGGCTTACAAGGAATACCATCTTCAACGTTATTCACCATGGTTCACCAATAGGATCAAGGATACTCGCTACTGGACCACCATTAGAAGCTGTATTATTTCCTCCAACACATGTTCCAAGCTTTCCGTTTGGACCCCTCTTGATTACATGCAGAGGGATATGTCCCCAATTCAG TCCGGGTGTTGCAAGCCACCAACAGCGTGCAGTTACAACGAGGAAAGTGTTACAATAACGCAAGATCCGGATTGCTACCGTTGGAACAACGCCGCCACTCTGCTTTGCTACGATTGCGAGTCTTGCATGGCCGGTGTGCTGGAAAACATGAGAAGGGACTGGCACAACATCTCTGTTCTTAACGTTGTCGTTCTTGTGTTTCTCATAGGTATTTATTCCATTGCTTGTTGTGCTTTCAGAAACGCCAGAAGAGCTCAAACTGATTATCCACATGGTCACAACCGCATGACCAAAGTTAAACCCAGATGGGATTACTATTG TTGGAGATGGTGGTATAACAAGAAGGAGGAGCTTTTTTGA
- the LOC108345229 gene encoding tetraspanin-6 isoform X2 produces the protein MQRFSNTVIGFLNFFSLLASIPIIGAGLWMARSSTSCENFFQTPLLVGGGVEVPGRAYKEYHLQRYSPWFTNRIKDTRYWTTIRSCIISSNTCSKLSVWTPLDYMQRDMSPIQSGCCKPPTACSYNEESVTITQDPDCYRWNNAATLLCYDCESCMAGVLENMRRDWHNISVLNVVVLVFLIGIYSIACCAFRNARRAQTDYPHGHNRMTKVKPRWDYYCWRWWYNKKEELF, from the exons ATGCAACGGTTCAGCAACACAGTGATCGGATTCTTGAACTTTTTCAGCCTCTTGGCATCAATACCCATAATCGGGGCAGGTCTATGGATGGCAAGGAGCAGCACAAGTTGTGAAAATTTTTTCCAAACCCCACTGTTGGTG GGTGGGGGAGTGGAAGTTCCTGGTAGGGCTTACAAGGAATACCATCTTCAACGTTATTCACCATGGTTCACCAATAGGATCAAGGATACTCGCTACTGGACCACCATTAGAAGCTGTATTATTTCCTCCAACACATGTTCCAAGCTTTCCGTTTGGACCCCTCTTGATTACATGCAGAGGGATATGTCCCCAATTCAG TCCGGGTGTTGCAAGCCACCAACAGCGTGCAGTTACAACGAGGAAAGTGTTACAATAACGCAAGATCCGGATTGCTACCGTTGGAACAACGCCGCCACTCTGCTTTGCTACGATTGCGAGTCTTGCATGGCCGGTGTGCTGGAAAACATGAGAAGGGACTGGCACAACATCTCTGTTCTTAACGTTGTCGTTCTTGTGTTTCTCATAGGTATTTATTCCATTGCTTGTTGTGCTTTCAGAAACGCCAGAAGAGCTCAAACTGATTATCCACATGGTCACAACCGCATGACCAAAGTTAAACCCAGATGGGATTACTATTG TTGGAGATGGTGGTATAACAAGAAGGAGGAGCTTTTTTGA
- the LOC108344943 gene encoding 40S ribosomal protein S27-2 has protein sequence MVLQNDIDLLNPPAELEKRKHKLKRLVQSPNSFFMDVKCQGCFNITTVFSHSQTVVVCGNCQTVLCQPTGGRARLTEGCSFRKKGD, from the exons ATG GTTCTTCAAAACGATATTGATTTGCTGAATCCTCCGGCTGAGTTGGAGAAGAGAAAGCACAAGCTCAAGCGTCTTGTTCAGTCACCAAATTCTTTTTTCATG GATGTCAAGTGCCAAGGCTGCTTCAATAT AACAACTGTGTTTAGCCACTCTCAGACAGTTGTGGTATGTGGTAACTGCCAGACAGTGTTGTGCCAACCAACAGGTGGAAGAGCCAGGTTAACGGAAGGGTGCTCATTTAGGAAGAAGGGAGATTGA
- the LOC108343758 gene encoding calcium-dependent mitochondrial ATP-magnesium/phosphate carrier protein 2: MGANRRKSEEPEVTMDHVLLASGESAPQREARIRSLFGFFDAQGRGYLDHALIERGLAALGMPSESDYARDLLSACGADKDGRVEYGEFKRYMEEKEVELYRIFQAIDVEHSGCISPEELWRALVRAGIQIDDVELARFVERVDKDHNGVITFGEWRDFLLLYPHEATIENIYHYLERVCLVDIGEQTVIPAGISKHIHASSYLIAGGVAGAASRTITAPLDRLKVVLQVQTTRAHIMPAVKHIWKEGGFLGFFRGNGLNVLKVAPESAIRFYTYEMLKGFIVNAKGEGTKADVGTMGRLLAGGTAGAIAQTAIYPLDLLKTRIQTHACEGGKFPSLGSLAKDIWVKEGPRAFYKGLIPSILGIIPYAGIDLAAYESLKDMSKIYILHDEDPGPLVQLGCGTVSGALGATCVYPLQVVRTRMQAQRAYMGMADVFRRTFKHEGLRGFYKGLFPNLLKVVPAASITYLVYEHMKKGLDLE, encoded by the exons ATGGGTGCGAACCGAAGAAAGAGCGAGGAACCGGAGGTGACGATGGATCACGTCTTGTTAGCGTCAGGTGAAAGCGCGCCTCAGAGAGAGGCGCGGATTCGCTCGCTCTTTGGGTTCTTCGACGCGCAGGGACGCGGGTACTTGGACCACGCGCTGATCGAGAGGGGACTTGCCGCGCTGGGAATGCCCTCTGAGAGCGACTACGCGCGGGACTTGCTTAGCGCGTGCGGTGCAGACAAGGATGGGCGAGTGGAGTACGGAGAGTTCAAGAGGTACATGGAGGAGAAAGAGGTGGAACTGTATCGGATATTTCAGGCGATCGATGTGGAGCACAGTGGGTGTATTTCGCCTGAGGAGCTCTGGCGCGCGCTTGTGAGAGCAG GGATTCAGATTGATGATGTGGAACTTGCTCGATTTGTTGAGCGTGTTGACAAGGATCATAATGGGGTTATAACATTTGGAGAATGGAGGGATTTTCTGCTGCTTTACCCTCATGAAGCAACCATTGAGAACATTTATCATTATTTGGAGCGTGTATGCCTAGTTGATATTGGGGAACAAACTGTTATTCCAGCAGGTATTAGCAAACACATCCATGCAAGTAGCTATCTGATTGCAGGAGGTGTAGCAGGTGCTGCATCACGTACAATAACTGCACCCCTTGATCGTTTGAAGGTTGTATTGCAAGTGCAAACAACACGAGCTCATATAATGCCTGCAGTAAAACATATATGGAAAGAAGGTGGTTTCTTAGGATTTTTTCGAGGCAATGGCTTAAATGTTCTTAAGGTGGCCCCTGAGAGTGCTATTAGATTTTACACCTATGAGATGCTAAAGGGCTTCATTGTGAATGCTAAAGGAGAAGGGACAAAGGCTGATGTTGGTACTATGGGACGGCTTCTAGCTGGTGGTACGGCTGGTGCTATAGCTCAAACTGCAATATATCCTTTGGATCTTCTTAAAACACGAATACAAACTCATGCTTGTGAAGGTGGAAAATTTCCCAGTCTTGGAAGCCTGGCAAAAGATATATGGGTTAAGGAAGGACCCCGGGCATTTTATAAGGGTTTGATTCCTTCTATTCTGGGGATTATCCCTTATGCTGGCATAGATCTTGCTGCATATGAATCGTTGAAAGACATGTCCAAGATATATATTCTTCATGATGAAG ACCCTGGTCCTCTTGTACAATTAGGATGTGGGACGGTATCAGGTGCCCTTGGAGCAACCTGTGTTTACCCATTGCAAGTTGTTAGAACAAG AATGCAGGCTCAACGTGCTTATATGGGGATGGCAGATGTATTCAGGAGAACTTTTAAGCATGAAGGTTTAAGGGGATTCTACAAAGGATTATTTCCTAACCTACTCAAAGTTGTTCCAGCTGCTAGTATTACTTATTTGGTCTATGAGCATATGAAAAAAGGCTTGGATTTGGAGTGA